The following are encoded in a window of Planctomycetia bacterium genomic DNA:
- a CDS encoding twin-arginine translocase TatA/TatE family subunit, with product MFGLGPMEMVIIGVLAILLFGNRLPEVAKSVGKGFNEFKKGMHGIDEEVNSASRVSSSSSSSRVARSIEDREEVSTPKFEPPPAEGAA from the coding sequence ATGTTTGGCCTCGGTCCGATGGAAATGGTCATTATCGGCGTGCTCGCTATCCTGCTGTTCGGCAATCGGCTGCCGGAAGTCGCCAAGTCGGTCGGCAAGGGCTTCAATGAGTTCAAGAAGGGCATGCACGGCATCGACGAAGAAGTGAACAGTGCATCGCGCGTGAGCAGCAGTTCGTCGTCGTCGCGCGTAGCTCGTAGCATCGAAGACCGCGAAGAAGTTTCGACGCCGAAATTCGAGCCACCTCCGGCCGAAGGCGCGGCCTAG
- a CDS encoding twin-arginine translocase TatA/TatE family subunit, producing MSPLLAIIGVGPLELAVVALVVLLLFGNRLPGLARSFGKSIVEFKRGVSGIEDDSEKGTVPPKN from the coding sequence ATGAGCCCGCTTCTGGCGATCATCGGCGTCGGTCCTCTCGAACTAGCGGTCGTTGCGCTGGTCGTGCTTCTCTTGTTCGGGAACCGCCTGCCGGGCTTAGCGCGATCTTTCGGCAAGAGCATCGTCGAATTCAAGCGGGGCGTTTCCGGAATCGAAGACGATTCCGAAAAGGGAACCGTGCCGCCGAAGAATTAG
- a CDS encoding bifunctional nuclease family protein, which translates to MPVLMELSRIIISEINDQQVIYLKEVDGERSFPILIGIFEATSIDRCVKGVSKPRPLTHDLVVNAVQNLGGEFESVHITELKDHTYYARLRVKQEGEFVEIDSRPSDAIAVAVTCVPPLPIYVSEDVLNEVLGET; encoded by the coding sequence ATGCCCGTGCTCATGGAGTTGTCGCGGATCATCATCAGTGAGATCAACGACCAACAGGTGATCTACCTAAAAGAGGTCGATGGCGAGCGGTCGTTTCCGATTCTGATCGGCATTTTCGAAGCGACGAGCATCGACCGTTGCGTGAAAGGGGTTTCTAAGCCGAGGCCGCTGACCCACGACTTGGTCGTCAACGCCGTTCAAAATCTCGGCGGAGAGTTCGAGAGCGTACACATCACGGAATTGAAAGATCACACCTACTACGCCCGACTTCGCGTAAAGCAAGAAGGGGAGTTCGTCGAGATCGACAGCCGCCCCAGCGATGCGATCGCCGTGGCCGTGACGTGCGTACCTCCGTTGCCGATCTACGTTTCCGAAGACGTCTTGAACGAAGTGCTAGGCGAGACGTAA
- a CDS encoding HlyD family efflux transporter periplasmic adaptor subunit, with the protein MNHRAIVAFAGLLVGAATVFALAYYGKLPGIKTSTTVASTTDNYVDDAGNSSAKVPLTRVVALARLEPADGTLELGGVPGDRIEKVAVKPGQSVRRDEELVVLESRKLRQLELEAAQSQLAEAVERLRTEQNYGDTLVREAEAGLEEVKLDDLEVAAQETRIKSLQLQAEAAERSLARTSKLSEAVSSPQQLDQVRLARDQAAAEFAAAQDQIKKLKAGRDLKHRIAKLKQEEAIAGRGKIDAAVPLESLRKGVAAATERLKQSTLRAPTDGYVLEVLGDEGDAVGPTPIVRMGNVARMVAVAEVYETQAHSVVKGQPSELTADALPAKLVGNVDRVGTVVGKNRLLSVDPTHGADSHVVEVRIALDEASSRAAAVFVGMQVTATIDVRKSP; encoded by the coding sequence ATGAATCATCGAGCCATCGTCGCGTTTGCAGGCCTTCTCGTCGGGGCGGCGACCGTGTTCGCTCTTGCTTATTACGGCAAGCTTCCAGGCATCAAAACGTCGACGACCGTCGCTTCCACGACGGACAACTATGTCGACGATGCCGGCAACTCTTCAGCCAAGGTCCCTCTTACGCGCGTCGTGGCGCTGGCCCGACTGGAACCTGCAGACGGCACGCTCGAACTCGGCGGCGTGCCCGGCGATCGGATCGAAAAAGTTGCCGTGAAGCCGGGACAGAGCGTGCGCCGCGACGAAGAACTGGTCGTCTTGGAGAGTCGCAAGTTGCGGCAACTCGAACTCGAAGCCGCGCAATCGCAACTCGCCGAAGCGGTCGAGCGGCTTCGCACCGAACAAAACTACGGCGACACGCTCGTTCGTGAAGCCGAGGCCGGTCTTGAAGAAGTTAAGCTCGACGACCTCGAGGTCGCTGCGCAAGAAACGCGAATCAAATCGTTGCAGTTGCAGGCCGAAGCGGCCGAGCGAAGTCTCGCCCGCACGTCGAAGCTCAGTGAAGCGGTATCGTCGCCGCAGCAACTCGATCAGGTCCGACTCGCGCGCGATCAAGCGGCCGCGGAATTCGCCGCCGCGCAAGACCAGATCAAGAAACTCAAAGCCGGTCGCGACCTCAAGCATCGCATCGCGAAATTGAAGCAAGAGGAAGCGATCGCAGGCCGAGGCAAGATCGATGCCGCCGTGCCGTTGGAATCGCTCCGCAAAGGAGTCGCCGCCGCGACGGAACGACTCAAGCAAAGCACGCTTCGCGCGCCGACCGACGGCTACGTCTTGGAAGTCCTCGGCGACGAAGGCGACGCAGTCGGCCCGACGCCGATCGTCCGCATGGGTAACGTGGCGCGCATGGTTGCGGTCGCCGAAGTCTATGAGACGCAAGCCCACTCGGTAGTGAAAGGGCAACCCAGCGAGCTTACGGCCGACGCACTTCCCGCAAAGCTGGTCGGCAATGTCGATCGGGTCGGAACGGTCGTCGGCAAGAATCGGCTGCTCAGCGTCGATCCGACGCATGGCGCCGATTCGCACGTCGTCGAAGTTCGCATCGCGCTCGATGAGGCTTCCTCGCGCGCGGCCGCGGTGTTCGTCGGTATGCAAGTTACTGCGACGATCGACGTCCGTAAGTCTCCTTAG
- the devC gene encoding ABC transporter permease DevC: MRTPLAWLNLWHDKGRTATALAGTAFAVVLILMQLGFFRSILHTATVVYDQLEFDVVLSSVKYRQMLKSGYFNRDRLEIARALPEVADAYPVFCALQLYRNPESGIKRSILIVGVDPRRNYVKMVTREQLDEIFPTSRVLLDQLSRPEYGPRYPGMNSQIADHAVKITSLFELGCGFGADGTVVASEQTFAQFFAPRTVNEISLGLLKLRPGADAESVVAKLRKILPPDIVVQTRAKFITQEQYYWVVKTNVGVIFGLGVIVSFLVGTAIVYQVLSADIARRMPEYATLKAMGYPGGYLTGVILTQASIIGALGFLPGWILAYGLYAVTRSQAHLWMEMGILLPIVVLFLSVLMCCLSGLASLRKVHSVAPAELFT, encoded by the coding sequence ATGCGTACTCCGCTCGCTTGGCTCAATCTCTGGCACGATAAAGGTCGCACCGCGACCGCTCTGGCCGGGACCGCGTTCGCCGTCGTGCTGATCCTCATGCAACTCGGTTTCTTCCGTAGCATTCTCCACACCGCCACGGTCGTTTACGATCAGCTTGAGTTCGACGTCGTTCTGTCGAGCGTCAAGTATCGCCAGATGCTTAAGTCGGGCTATTTCAATCGCGATCGTCTGGAGATCGCCAGGGCATTGCCCGAAGTGGCCGATGCCTATCCCGTGTTTTGCGCGTTGCAACTCTATCGCAATCCCGAGTCGGGCATCAAACGCTCGATCTTGATCGTCGGGGTCGATCCGCGCCGCAACTACGTCAAGATGGTCACGCGCGAACAACTCGATGAAATCTTTCCGACCAGCCGCGTGTTACTCGATCAACTGAGCCGGCCGGAATACGGCCCCCGTTATCCGGGCATGAATTCGCAGATCGCCGATCATGCAGTCAAGATTACGAGCCTGTTCGAGCTTGGCTGCGGCTTCGGAGCCGACGGCACGGTCGTCGCCAGCGAACAGACCTTCGCGCAGTTTTTTGCTCCTCGAACGGTGAACGAAATCAGTCTCGGTCTGCTCAAGCTGCGGCCCGGCGCCGATGCCGAGTCGGTGGTCGCGAAGCTGCGTAAGATTCTGCCGCCGGACATCGTCGTACAGACACGCGCGAAGTTTATCACGCAAGAACAATACTACTGGGTCGTGAAAACAAACGTCGGCGTCATCTTCGGGCTCGGCGTGATAGTTTCATTTCTCGTCGGCACGGCGATCGTCTATCAGGTTCTTTCCGCCGACATCGCGCGACGGATGCCCGAGTATGCGACGCTTAAAGCGATGGGCTATCCCGGCGGCTACCTTACCGGCGTGATTCTCACGCAAGCCTCGATCATCGGCGCACTCGGTTTCTTGCCGGGCTGGATTCTCGCCTATGGGCTCTATGCCGTAACGCGAAGCCAGGCGCATCTTTGGATGGAGATGGGAATTCTGCTGCCGATCGTCGTGCTGTTCTTGAGCGTGCTGATGTGTTGCCTATCGGGCTTAGCATCGCTGCGAAAAGTGCATAGCGTCGCCCCTGCGGAGCTATTCACGTAG
- the devC gene encoding ABC transporter permease DevC has translation MRTPLAWKNLTHDRKRLALAVGGIGFAVLLMFMQLGFRGALFDSTLALPRRFDADIVLMHTHRYTLTVRQKFPRRYLDLARASTAVISAVPLYFESNLSNWKLPGQPVGPPIRVLGFDPKTPPLLLPELAAEAERLMQTDTVLFDRMSKEDFGDLKVGDVAELNGQRVRVVGDYRLGTDFADDGTILCSDRTFNSIFYSYLPGDTGLHEADFGLIRLQKGADLTRVRDEIDALLPPNVHVMTREQFLDTEFAFWNKATPIGYIFALGTVMGFIVGMIICYQILFSDISDHLREFATLKAMGYRPQYFVGLVLQEALLLSVFGFVPGLVAGLLLYEIVTLATGLQVYMSMPRVFGVVLLTALMCIISGVLTMRKVVTTDPAELF, from the coding sequence ATGCGAACACCGCTCGCCTGGAAAAATCTGACGCACGATCGAAAGCGGCTCGCGCTCGCCGTCGGCGGGATCGGGTTCGCAGTGCTCCTGATGTTCATGCAACTCGGCTTCCGCGGCGCGCTGTTCGATAGCACGCTAGCGCTTCCTCGGCGCTTCGATGCCGATATCGTATTGATGCACACGCATCGCTATACGTTGACCGTGCGGCAAAAATTTCCGCGGCGCTACTTAGACCTGGCACGCGCCTCGACTGCCGTGATTTCGGCAGTTCCGCTCTATTTCGAGAGCAACCTTTCCAATTGGAAACTCCCCGGTCAACCGGTCGGTCCACCGATTCGCGTCTTGGGATTCGATCCGAAAACTCCGCCGCTGCTGCTGCCGGAACTCGCAGCGGAGGCCGAGCGGCTCATGCAGACCGACACCGTCCTTTTCGATCGGATGTCGAAAGAAGATTTCGGCGATCTTAAAGTCGGCGACGTCGCCGAACTCAACGGCCAGCGCGTGCGTGTCGTCGGCGACTATCGACTCGGCACCGACTTCGCCGACGACGGCACGATTCTCTGCAGCGACCGTACTTTCAACTCGATCTTTTATTCATATCTCCCCGGCGACACCGGTCTCCACGAAGCGGACTTCGGTCTGATTCGCTTGCAAAAGGGAGCCGATCTTACTCGCGTGCGCGATGAAATAGATGCTTTACTGCCGCCGAACGTGCATGTGATGACGCGAGAACAATTCCTCGACACCGAATTCGCTTTTTGGAACAAGGCTACGCCGATCGGCTACATCTTCGCGCTCGGCACGGTGATGGGGTTCATCGTCGGCATGATTATCTGCTACCAAATTCTCTTTTCCGATATCTCCGACCATCTCCGCGAGTTCGCCACGCTGAAAGCGATGGGTTATCGGCCGCAATACTTCGTCGGCCTTGTACTGCAAGAAGCGTTATTGCTGTCGGTGTTCGGTTTCGTGCCGGGGCTCGTCGCCGGCTTGCTGCTCTATGAAATCGTGACGCTCGCGACCGGCTTGCAGGTTTACATGAGCATGCCGCGAGTTTTCGGCGTCGTACTGCTCACGGCGTTGATGTGCATTATCTCGGGCGTATTGACCATGCGTAAAGTCGTCACCACGGATCCCGCGGAGTTGTTTTAA
- a CDS encoding ATP-binding cassette domain-containing protein produces the protein MSDHGNLSTGAPSTSPTPSRRSHQATRENPALRGEGYAANLAVSIDGLNHTYGTDELKKQVLFDNHLDLARGEIVIMTGPSGSGKTTLLTLIGALRTVQEGSIRVMGREMRGLTSGQLNEVRRDIGFIFQAHNLFTSLTAQQNVRMALELKDDDTARMNRQAEEMLTAVGLGHRVHYKPQQLSGGQRQRVAIARALVHQPKLILADEPTAALDKESGRDVVNLLKKYAKEQLTTILIVTHDNRILDVADRIVNMVDGRIISDVVISESQAICEFLRRVPLFSGLLPHTLTQVADKMELSEYQPGQIVFRQGDPGENFYLIRSGEAEVVIRDDTEENVAATLDEGRFFGEKALMTGEPRNATIRAKTPLVLCALDKDEFREVMESSATFKEELRKVLFERQM, from the coding sequence ATGTCCGACCACGGCAATCTCTCTACCGGCGCACCGTCGACGAGCCCGACTCCTTCGCGCCGGAGCCATCAGGCCACGCGCGAGAATCCCGCCCTGCGCGGCGAAGGCTACGCCGCGAATCTCGCCGTCAGCATCGATGGGCTCAACCACACTTACGGCACCGATGAGCTGAAGAAGCAGGTGCTCTTCGACAATCACCTCGATCTTGCGCGTGGCGAAATCGTCATCATGACCGGTCCGTCGGGCTCCGGAAAAACAACGTTGCTCACTCTCATCGGCGCGCTGCGCACCGTACAAGAAGGGAGCATTCGCGTCATGGGGCGCGAGATGCGGGGGCTCACGAGCGGCCAGCTCAATGAAGTCCGTCGCGATATCGGCTTCATCTTCCAAGCCCATAATCTTTTTACCTCGCTCACGGCGCAGCAAAACGTACGCATGGCTTTGGAGCTCAAAGACGACGACACGGCACGGATGAATCGCCAAGCGGAAGAGATGCTCACGGCCGTCGGGCTCGGCCATCGGGTGCATTACAAACCGCAACAACTTTCCGGCGGCCAACGGCAGCGCGTCGCCATCGCGCGGGCCCTCGTGCATCAACCGAAACTCATCCTCGCCGACGAGCCGACCGCCGCGCTCGATAAGGAATCAGGCAGGGACGTCGTCAACCTCTTAAAGAAGTACGCCAAGGAGCAGTTGACGACGATCCTCATCGTTACGCACGATAATCGGATTCTCGATGTCGCCGATCGAATCGTAAACATGGTCGACGGTCGGATCATATCCGACGTCGTCATCAGCGAATCGCAAGCGATCTGCGAGTTCCTCCGACGCGTTCCGTTGTTCAGCGGCTTGCTTCCTCACACGCTCACGCAGGTCGCCGATAAGATGGAGCTTTCGGAGTATCAACCCGGACAGATCGTATTTCGGCAAGGGGATCCCGGCGAAAATTTCTATCTCATCCGCAGCGGAGAGGCCGAGGTTGTCATTCGCGACGACACGGAAGAAAACGTGGCCGCCACGCTCGATGAAGGGCGCTTCTTCGGCGAGAAAGCGTTGATGACAGGCGAGCCGCGCAATGCGACGATCCGCGCCAAGACGCCGCTCGTGCTCTGCGCTCTCGACAAAGACGAGTTTCGCGAGGTGATGGAGTCGAGCGCGACCTTCAAAGAAGAACTGCGCAAGGTGCTCTTCGAGCGGCAGATGTAG